From a region of the Rhodococcus sp. 4CII genome:
- a CDS encoding 2Fe-2S iron-sulfur cluster-binding protein, producing the protein MTKVTYHLPDGTTEQVDVEPGETLMNASLRNNLPGIVAECAGSCACATCHVHLPKEYAHFFAEPTDEEADLIAYLDAADGDSRLSCQLVVGDSDAEIHVRVADSR; encoded by the coding sequence ATGACCAAAGTTACCTACCATCTGCCCGACGGGACGACTGAGCAGGTCGACGTCGAACCCGGCGAGACGCTCATGAATGCATCGCTCCGCAACAATCTCCCCGGAATCGTTGCCGAATGCGCCGGCAGTTGCGCCTGCGCCACCTGCCACGTTCATCTCCCGAAGGAGTACGCGCACTTCTTCGCCGAGCCGACCGACGAAGAGGCGGATCTGATCGCATATCTGGATGCGGCAGATGGCGATTCCCGCCTGTCCTGCCAACTCGTCGTCGGTGACAGCGACGCCGAGATCCACGTCCGAGTCGCAGACAGCAGGTGA
- a CDS encoding DUF2834 domain-containing protein: MVTMQLHGNTAMNVRHACYLVAGIAALLLTWPFAFDWMGDGGNIMNPVEFFGDGIEPGGTAAFLSIDMLIAWAVFIVWVLTDTVRIGMGRKWGVAFVLLSYIGVSMAFPFYLIVRERFLGRHVPGQPVSASDGRESSASTST; this comes from the coding sequence ATGGTGACGATGCAACTACACGGCAACACGGCAATGAACGTCCGGCATGCCTGCTACCTCGTCGCCGGGATCGCGGCGCTACTCCTGACGTGGCCATTCGCGTTCGACTGGATGGGCGACGGGGGCAACATCATGAACCCGGTCGAGTTCTTCGGAGACGGCATCGAACCGGGCGGCACGGCGGCCTTTCTGAGCATCGACATGTTGATCGCGTGGGCGGTCTTCATCGTGTGGGTTCTCACGGACACCGTGCGGATCGGGATGGGCCGCAAATGGGGCGTGGCCTTCGTTCTGCTGTCCTACATCGGCGTCTCGATGGCCTTTCCGTTCTATCTCATTGTTCGTGAGCGGTTCCTGGGGAGACACGTTCCCGGACAGCCGGTGTCGGCGTCGGACGGCCGCGAATCGAGTGCGTCGACGAGCACGTAA